The following proteins are encoded in a genomic region of Flammeovirga pectinis:
- a CDS encoding glycoside hydrolase family 16 protein — MKRILLLAITALFFIGCTSKQKTKAVNNVIQDTSGKYQLVWSDEFDVEGMPDTTKWSYDVEGNNWQWGNNELQAYTSSRPQNVQIRDGVLEITAIKEKYNDPVSNKTFDYTSTRLVSQNKGDWLYGKFVIRAKLPSGRGTWPAIWMLPTDWKYGKWPNSGEIDIMEHVGYEKDSIYASAHTTSYHHSIGTNKTKSIAIKDAESEYHEYIVEWGPEEYSVFVDNQKYFTFKNEHNTYKEWPYDQRFHMILNLAVGGMWGGLKGIDEKIWPQTLYIDYVRVYQK, encoded by the coding sequence ATGAAAAGAATATTACTACTAGCTATTACAGCCTTATTTTTTATTGGTTGTACGTCAAAACAAAAAACTAAAGCAGTAAACAATGTAATACAAGATACATCGGGGAAATACCAATTGGTATGGTCTGATGAGTTTGATGTAGAAGGAATGCCTGATACAACAAAATGGAGTTATGATGTGGAAGGAAATAATTGGCAATGGGGTAATAATGAACTGCAAGCATATACATCAAGTAGACCGCAAAACGTACAAATACGTGATGGAGTCTTAGAAATTACTGCCATTAAAGAAAAATATAATGATCCAGTTTCAAATAAAACATTTGATTATACATCTACTAGATTAGTCTCTCAAAATAAAGGAGATTGGTTGTACGGTAAATTTGTAATTAGAGCAAAATTACCATCAGGTAGAGGTACTTGGCCTGCAATATGGATGTTACCAACCGATTGGAAATATGGTAAATGGCCTAATAGTGGTGAAATTGATATTATGGAACATGTTGGTTATGAGAAAGACAGTATTTATGCATCAGCACATACTACTTCTTATCATCATTCGATAGGAACTAATAAAACAAAGTCAATTGCTATTAAAGATGCTGAAAGTGAATACCACGAATACATTGTAGAGTGGGGTCCAGAAGAATACAGTGTCTTTGTAGATAATCAGAAATACTTCACTTTTAAAAACGAACACAATACATATAAAGAATGGCCTTATGATCAAAGATTCCACATGATTCTTAACCTTGCTGTAGGTGGAATGTGGGGAGGACTTAAAGGTATAGATGAAAAAATCTGGCCTCAGACACTTTATATTGATTATGTTAGAGTATATCAGAAATAA